In Clostridium sp. DL-VIII, the following proteins share a genomic window:
- a CDS encoding NAD(P)/FAD-dependent oxidoreductase: MPDYDLIIVGAGIAGMTAAIGAAKEGIKKVLIIEKESSVGGLINQCIHNGFGKRFLNESVTGPEYVDFIERQLNGDCIEVILNTTVLDVTREKVITYVNSKDGVKEITAGAIIFAMGAKEKYSGNVVIPTNGLTGIFTVAEAHRIINLEGYLPGRNTIILAKDKWGFIVARRLIIEGGNIEGIVIEKSFKELADEEIHEIIEGFDIPIIENSRITEIEGETRIKKLKIVNLNNQVVEERNCDSLLLSVGYLPEISILKKLNINIDKRILGPEVADFQTSVDGFFACGNIIYGENALHMEETDGIECGVKASQYIKKYIY, from the coding sequence ATGCCAGATTATGATTTAATTATCGTTGGAGCAGGAATAGCTGGAATGACAGCCGCAATTGGCGCTGCAAAGGAAGGTATAAAAAAAGTATTAATTATAGAAAAAGAATCTAGTGTTGGTGGATTAATTAATCAATGTATTCATAATGGATTTGGGAAAAGATTTTTAAATGAATCAGTGACAGGTCCAGAATATGTAGATTTTATAGAGCGACAATTAAATGGAGATTGTATAGAAGTTATCCTAAATACTACTGTATTAGATGTTACAAGGGAAAAAGTTATTACATATGTGAATTCTAAAGATGGTGTCAAAGAAATAACTGCCGGAGCCATAATATTTGCCATGGGTGCAAAAGAAAAATATTCAGGAAATGTTGTTATTCCTACAAATGGACTTACAGGAATATTTACAGTTGCAGAGGCTCATAGAATAATTAATTTAGAGGGATATTTACCAGGAAGAAATACTATAATTCTAGCAAAAGATAAGTGGGGATTTATAGTTGCTAGAAGGCTGATTATAGAGGGAGGAAATATAGAAGGCATAGTAATTGAAAAAAGTTTTAAAGAGCTAGCTGATGAAGAAATACATGAAATTATTGAGGGATTTGATATTCCTATAATAGAAAATTCAAGAATTACTGAGATTGAAGGCGAAACTAGAATAAAAAAATTAAAAATAGTAAATTTAAATAATCAAGTGGTGGAAGAGCGGAACTGTGATTCTTTGTTATTATCAGTTGGTTATTTACCAGAAATCTCAATACTAAAGAAATTAAATATCAATATTGATAAAAGAATACTAGGACCTGAGGTAGCAGATTTTCAAACATCTGTAGATGGTTTCTTTGCATGTGGAAATATAATATATGGAGAAAACGCCTTGCATATGGAAGAAACAGATGGAATTGAATGTGGAGTAAAAGCTTCACAATATATAAAGAAATACATATACTAA
- a CDS encoding GDSL-type esterase/lipase family protein, whose protein sequence is MNDKLDVIFFGDSLTFGYGVTKQDSWVYKLTEEYSLSSLNKACNGDTTVGMLTRYYTDVLTYNPSKIFIMGGTNDLLLGRSVTSIIDNIKIMINDAIDINSKIIIGIPPRIIGAMANTCFSPSSFYNYTESELLNLKKELIKLCSAYEIPYINFYDLTLDKNDIYLDGIHLTASGHELMYKEALAYF, encoded by the coding sequence ATGAACGATAAACTTGACGTTATTTTCTTTGGAGATAGTCTAACTTTTGGATATGGAGTAACTAAACAAGATTCATGGGTATACAAGCTTACAGAGGAATATTCCCTTTCCTCATTAAATAAAGCCTGCAATGGTGACACTACTGTAGGAATGCTTACCCGTTACTACACTGATGTGTTAACTTATAATCCATCAAAAATTTTCATAATGGGAGGTACAAATGACCTGCTTCTTGGCAGGTCAGTAACTTCAATAATTGATAATATAAAAATAATGATTAATGATGCTATAGACATTAATTCAAAAATAATCATAGGAATACCACCTAGAATTATAGGCGCCATGGCTAATACATGTTTTTCACCATCAAGCTTTTATAACTACACAGAAAGTGAACTCTTAAACTTAAAAAAAGAACTAATTAAATTATGCTCTGCTTATGAAATACCTTATATTAATTTCTACGATTTAACATTGGACAAAAATGATATTTATTTAGATGGAATTCACTTAACAGCCTCTGGCCATGAACTCATGTATAAAGAAGCCCTAGCCTATTTTTAA
- a CDS encoding RusA family crossover junction endodeoxyribonuclease, whose translation MANYAKVIIKGSPITKSNFKLHNTDGRAILPHSSGKYHDRYALYEQEIALLARSQNPDIIFSESLIAVLKVYYKSEKRHPDTINITKSIFDGIEKSGLIVNDAQITKIFTEEYYDKENPRFELELFTESEYDFGYTISKKVVATEPKLYSPIKKSILNSKYNTNSLTDDARNKKNTDIPINDKFFNTPEKNNICSFCKEVILSNDYVKADNGKTLICKKCFTKLF comes from the coding sequence ATGGCTAATTATGCTAAGGTGATTATTAAAGGCTCACCTATTACAAAATCAAATTTTAAATTACATAATACAGATGGGCGTGCTATTTTACCCCATAGTTCTGGAAAATACCATGATAGATATGCACTATATGAACAGGAAATTGCACTGCTTGCAAGAAGTCAGAACCCTGATATTATTTTTTCTGAAAGCTTAATAGCTGTTTTGAAAGTATACTATAAAAGTGAAAAAAGGCATCCAGATACAATTAATATTACTAAAAGCATATTTGATGGCATAGAAAAAAGCGGCCTGATTGTAAATGATGCTCAAATAACAAAAATTTTTACTGAAGAATATTATGATAAAGAAAATCCTAGATTTGAGTTAGAGCTTTTTACTGAAAGTGAATATGATTTTGGTTATACTATTTCCAAAAAAGTCGTTGCTACTGAACCCAAGCTATATTCACCAATCAAAAAAAGCATATTAAATAGTAAATATAACACTAACTCTTTAACTGACGATGCTAGAAACAAAAAAAATACTGATATTCCTATTAATGATAAATTTTTTAACACACCTGAAAAAAATAATATATGTTCATTTTGTAAGGAAGTTATTCTCTCAAATGATTATGTAAAAGCTGATAATGGCAAAACCTTAATATGCAAAAAATGTTTTACTAAATTATTTTAA
- the tsaD gene encoding tRNA (adenosine(37)-N6)-threonylcarbamoyltransferase complex transferase subunit TsaD produces MSKKVILAIESSCDETAAAVVVDGREVLSNVIASQIETHKKFGGVVPEVASRMHIEVVDSVVKAALEEAEISLNDIDAIGVTYGPGLVGALLVGLQYAKGLALGAQKPLIGVNHIQGHISANFIEHKDLKPPFVSLVVSGGHTFIVHVKGYRDFEVIAQTRDDAAGEAYDKVARALDLGYPGGPKIDKLAKEGNEDAIEFPRAKFQDDTLDFSFSGVKSAVLNYLNKANMKGIEVNKADIAASFQKAIIDVLKTNLFLTCERKGVSKIAVAGGVASNSCLRETLQKEGKAKGIEILFPSPILCTDNAAMIGSAAYFNYQEGILSDLNINAKPNLKLGEG; encoded by the coding sequence ATGAGTAAAAAGGTAATTTTAGCAATAGAATCAAGTTGCGATGAAACTGCAGCAGCAGTTGTTGTAGATGGAAGAGAAGTTCTTTCAAATGTAATTGCATCGCAAATAGAAACTCATAAAAAATTTGGTGGAGTAGTACCTGAAGTTGCATCAAGAATGCATATTGAAGTAGTAGATAGTGTTGTGAAAGCTGCTCTTGAAGAAGCGGAAATATCTTTAAATGATATCGATGCTATAGGAGTTACATATGGACCAGGACTTGTTGGAGCACTTTTAGTTGGGCTTCAGTATGCAAAAGGATTAGCATTAGGAGCACAAAAACCATTAATTGGAGTCAATCATATTCAAGGACATATTAGTGCGAATTTTATTGAGCATAAGGATTTAAAGCCTCCATTTGTGTCATTAGTGGTTTCAGGGGGACATACATTTATAGTACATGTAAAGGGGTATAGAGATTTTGAAGTTATTGCTCAAACAAGAGATGATGCAGCAGGAGAGGCTTATGATAAGGTCGCTAGAGCATTGGATCTTGGATATCCAGGAGGCCCTAAGATTGATAAGCTGGCAAAGGAAGGTAATGAAGATGCAATAGAATTTCCAAGAGCAAAATTTCAAGATGATACATTAGACTTTTCCTTTAGCGGAGTTAAATCAGCAGTTCTAAACTATTTAAACAAAGCCAATATGAAGGGCATAGAAGTAAATAAAGCTGATATTGCAGCATCATTTCAAAAAGCAATAATTGATGTATTAAAAACTAACTTGTTTTTAACCTGCGAAAGAAAAGGTGTTAGTAAAATTGCGGTAGCAGGCGGAGTTGCATCTAATTCATGCTTAAGAGAAACACTTCAAAAAGAGGGAAAGGCAAAAGGAATCGAGATTTTGTTTCCATCACCAATATTATGTACTGACAATGCAGCAATGATAGGAAGTGCAGCTTATTTTAATTACCAAGAAGGAATACTATCTGATTTGAATATAAATGCAAAACCTAATCTAAAATTAGGAGAGGGGTAG
- a CDS encoding alpha/beta hydrolase: MKFLSHSNGMHTVEKNKISKGRIFKNCIIFIALLIAFGFVSQIITNMIDNSRLKSRFKYVRIDGRKLEYKLKPEGDYTVVFDGALGATMYEWDEVCKTLEENKVSTFTYNRRGYGFNDGTDVRTPEEQAKDLKLLLRKAGAPEPYILVGEEYGSLVTTNFMNLYPDSVAGVVLVDPISEEKMQTKEFKDSIKGPYYRSSFEAVGSNFNLTALLSKMGLTMENKTFEEHISNDELEEFNGLKNKKNYKQAVSNELGNLYNGASNSQTAGLLGNKPLYVISNNEEDPIQKIGNSDYTTVYKEDVDGSPLSELDPDAIVDGVNSVIKDAKKLAKKQQAS; this comes from the coding sequence ATGAAGTTTTTATCACATTCTAATGGAATGCATACAGTTGAAAAAAACAAAATTAGCAAGGGAAGAATTTTTAAAAATTGCATTATCTTTATTGCTCTGCTTATTGCTTTTGGGTTTGTATCACAAATTATAACTAATATGATAGATAACTCAAGATTAAAATCAAGATTTAAATATGTTAGAATAGATGGAAGAAAATTGGAATATAAACTTAAGCCAGAAGGGGATTATACTGTGGTCTTCGACGGAGCTCTAGGAGCTACCATGTATGAATGGGATGAAGTCTGCAAGACATTAGAGGAAAATAAAGTCTCAACTTTTACATACAATAGAAGAGGATATGGTTTTAATGATGGAACAGATGTTAGAACTCCGGAAGAACAAGCAAAAGATTTGAAACTTTTGCTTAGAAAAGCTGGTGCGCCAGAACCATATATTTTAGTTGGCGAGGAATATGGAAGTTTAGTCACTACAAACTTTATGAATTTATATCCAGATTCTGTAGCAGGAGTTGTGTTAGTTGACCCTATATCGGAAGAAAAAATGCAAACTAAGGAATTTAAAGATAGTATTAAGGGCCCTTATTATAGAAGCAGCTTTGAAGCAGTTGGTTCAAACTTTAATTTAACTGCATTACTAAGTAAAATGGGGCTTACCATGGAAAATAAAACCTTTGAAGAGCATATAAGTAATGATGAATTAGAGGAATTTAATGGGCTCAAGAATAAGAAAAATTATAAGCAGGCAGTTTCTAATGAATTAGGGAATTTATATAATGGAGCATCTAATAGTCAGACGGCTGGATTGTTAGGAAATAAACCATTATATGTAATAAGTAATAATGAAGAAGATCCGATTCAAAAAATAGGAAATTCAGATTATACAACAGTATATAAGGAAGATGTAGATGGATCACCACTTTCGGAGTTGGATCCAGATGCAATTGTTGATGGTGTAAATAGTGTTATAAAGGATGCAAAGAAATTGGCTAAAAAGCAGCAGGCAAGTTAA
- a CDS encoding trypsin-like peptidase domain-containing protein gives MNNDEKFIDVESLPVDKAQQTDWENSFQNNNNIYVEPKKKKRRGIRVLGKIAGMLCITILGGALGSGITYTLMKSNNMGATKQIVSTIPQSFSSSSSDAMSAADAFNKVAPAVVIVSTKGVSDNGFMGGEVDGMGSGFIINTDGYIITNYHVIQGAKEITVTLSDNTEVSASVVNYDQGKDLAMLKLKDGTKVPAVAELGDSDEVYPGEEVIAIGTPLSKNFAQTLTKGVISGSNRTIDTQNGESVNLIQTDAAINPGNSGGPLVNAKGQVIGINSMKIGSQAAGDAGVEGIGFAIPINEVKNKIDALSKPILNLGIQIRAIDSDTAKKYSLSEGLYVASVDEFSPAEKAGIKIGDIIVKCDGKEAKTFDELKDIKDSKNAGDTLNIEVIRDKKTVDIPVVLEESKN, from the coding sequence ATGAATAATGATGAAAAATTTATTGATGTAGAATCATTACCAGTGGATAAAGCACAACAAACTGACTGGGAAAATTCATTTCAAAATAATAATAATATTTATGTAGAACCGAAGAAAAAGAAAAGAAGAGGCATACGAGTACTTGGAAAAATTGCCGGGATGCTATGTATTACAATATTGGGGGGCGCTCTAGGAAGCGGAATTACTTATACATTAATGAAATCTAACAATATGGGCGCCACTAAGCAAATTGTAAGTACTATTCCACAATCTTTTTCATCAAGTTCATCTGATGCAATGTCAGCAGCAGATGCGTTCAACAAGGTAGCGCCAGCAGTTGTTATTGTTTCAACTAAAGGAGTAAGTGATAATGGATTCATGGGTGGAGAAGTAGATGGAATGGGATCGGGTTTCATAATAAACACTGATGGATATATAATAACTAATTATCATGTAATTCAAGGTGCTAAAGAAATTACAGTAACCTTGAGTGACAATACTGAAGTAAGTGCATCTGTAGTAAACTATGATCAAGGAAAAGATCTTGCAATGCTTAAGTTAAAGGACGGTACTAAGGTCCCAGCAGTTGCAGAACTTGGAGATTCTGATGAAGTTTATCCAGGAGAAGAAGTTATAGCTATTGGAACACCTCTTTCAAAGAACTTTGCTCAAACTCTTACTAAAGGTGTTATAAGCGGAAGTAATAGAACAATAGATACTCAAAATGGAGAAAGCGTAAATTTGATTCAAACTGATGCAGCCATTAATCCAGGAAATAGTGGAGGACCATTAGTAAATGCAAAAGGGCAGGTCATAGGAATAAATTCTATGAAGATAGGTTCTCAAGCAGCTGGAGATGCTGGTGTTGAAGGAATAGGATTTGCAATTCCTATAAATGAAGTAAAAAACAAGATTGATGCTTTATCAAAACCTATATTAAATTTGGGTATTCAAATAAGAGCAATTGATAGTGATACAGCTAAAAAATATAGTTTATCAGAAGGCTTATATGTAGCTTCAGTTGATGAATTTTCACCAGCTGAAAAGGCAGGAATAAAAATAGGTGATATTATTGTTAAGTGTGACGGAAAAGAAGCTAAGACATTTGATGAACTTAAGGACATAAAAGACAGTAAAAATGCAGGAGACACTTTGAATATAGAGGTAATAAGAGATAAGAAAACTGTTGATATTCCAGTAGTGTTAGAAGAAAGTAAAAATTAA
- a CDS encoding ABC transporter substrate-binding protein codes for MKNKIKYFVLFLCISIIGIVSINLFQTNKEQQVKGSIKLLVNEDSYDYLAESANNFMKQNDKTTIIIEKAENYDDVLENINENSKTKIPNIIQIDRFNFQKLKFNDEGYYNTQDKLLDDYIKNFSKYRVAQVKYDDKSAGIPLTSRPLALYIREDMLKDYGYQRDSINTWDDIIRIGQDIYTKSNGKISIINATGQDYEDLVDLLTMEMLNDSEKNAGEIELQVQAMIKKLEDNNILNLKDGGEFLARISSNNAMREIIGIDEKCEWSIGSVPSIKPGGNKFFAAEGDNLLVLNQNKDNEKLIERFITYIITNNDEALKYVQDGTFFSSYLYTYNNKEIENPVKNFIGQSPLVVLSNIEEKAPEITDYDKYVKVKQKLINQ; via the coding sequence ATGAAAAATAAAATAAAATATTTTGTTCTGTTTTTGTGCATTTCAATAATAGGAATAGTAAGCATTAACTTATTCCAGACTAATAAAGAGCAACAGGTTAAGGGAAGTATAAAACTTCTGGTAAATGAGGATTCTTATGATTACTTGGCTGAATCTGCAAATAATTTTATGAAGCAAAATGATAAGACAACTATCATCATAGAAAAAGCTGAAAATTATGATGATGTATTAGAAAATATAAATGAAAATAGTAAAACAAAAATTCCTAATATAATACAGATTGACAGGTTTAATTTTCAAAAATTAAAATTTAACGATGAAGGCTATTATAATACTCAAGATAAGCTTTTAGATGATTATATTAAAAATTTCTCCAAATATAGAGTGGCTCAAGTTAAATATGACGATAAATCAGCTGGAATACCGTTAACTTCTAGGCCTCTAGCTCTTTATATCAGGGAGGATATGCTAAAGGATTATGGATATCAAAGAGATAGTATAAATACTTGGGATGATATTATAAGAATCGGTCAGGATATTTATACAAAGAGCAATGGAAAGATAAGTATAATAAATGCTACAGGGCAAGATTACGAAGATTTAGTGGATTTATTAACTATGGAGATGTTAAATGATAGCGAAAAAAATGCAGGTGAAATAGAACTACAAGTTCAAGCTATGATTAAGAAATTAGAGGATAATAATATTTTAAATCTAAAAGATGGAGGAGAATTTCTAGCAAGAATATCTTCTAATAATGCAATGAGAGAAATAATTGGGATAGATGAGAAGTGTGAATGGAGTATAGGAAGTGTGCCAAGTATTAAACCTGGAGGAAACAAATTTTTTGCAGCAGAAGGCGATAATCTATTAGTGCTAAATCAAAATAAGGATAATGAAAAGCTTATTGAAAGGTTTATAACTTATATAATAACAAATAATGATGAAGCTCTTAAGTATGTACAAGATGGAACGTTCTTTTCAAGTTACCTATACACTTACAACAATAAAGAAATTGAAAATCCAGTAAAAAATTTTATTGGTCAGAGTCCACTTGTAGTTTTAAGCAATATTGAAGAAAAAGCTCCGGAGATTACTGATTACGATAAATATGTGAAAGTAAAACAGAAGCTCATAAATCAGTAA
- a CDS encoding glycosyltransferase family 1 protein has translation MRIAIDARSATLHQGTGIGTYTNNLISEILSCNSNDDFTLFCLGKFNENFNKKNANIVYSSGRHGGFYEKYYIPSILNKLHVDLYHIPQNGIGFDFDTQIPTIVTIHDLIPYIMPETVGKSYLERFLRDMPNIISNSSGILTVSEYSKKDILKFFSSYPEDKIFVTPLAANDNFKPLDKNTCKLYVHYTFGIDDPYALYIGGFSQRKNVLGLIKAFSKVYKDLNKPYKLLLGGPLKDEGEKLFNFVTDNNLQDNIIFCGYLDDDILPVLYSGCDAFVYPSLYEGFGLPPLEAMSCKAPVITSNITSIPEVTGDNAILINPYKTDELEKALVTLLNNENLKTDLSKKGYERSLQFTWSKTAQNTLNAYQKLLN, from the coding sequence ATGAGAATTGCCATTGATGCTCGCAGTGCCACTTTACATCAAGGAACTGGTATTGGTACTTATACAAATAACCTTATATCAGAAATTCTTTCGTGTAATTCAAATGATGACTTCACTTTATTTTGCTTAGGAAAATTTAATGAGAACTTTAACAAAAAAAATGCTAATATAGTATATTCCTCTGGTAGGCATGGCGGTTTCTATGAGAAATATTATATTCCAAGTATATTGAATAAACTTCATGTTGATTTATATCATATTCCTCAGAATGGAATAGGATTTGATTTTGATACTCAAATTCCAACTATAGTTACAATACATGACCTAATTCCATATATTATGCCTGAAACTGTTGGCAAAAGTTATTTAGAAAGATTTCTACGTGATATGCCTAATATAATTTCTAATTCCTCTGGAATTTTAACTGTTTCTGAGTATTCAAAAAAAGATATTCTTAAATTTTTCAGTTCTTATCCTGAAGATAAAATATTTGTCACACCACTTGCTGCAAATGATAATTTTAAACCACTAGATAAAAATACTTGTAAATTATATGTTCACTATACTTTTGGCATTGATGATCCGTATGCGTTATATATTGGTGGATTCAGTCAAAGAAAAAATGTTTTAGGTCTAATTAAAGCTTTCAGTAAAGTTTATAAAGACCTTAACAAACCTTACAAACTATTACTTGGCGGTCCATTAAAAGATGAAGGCGAGAAACTTTTTAATTTTGTAACGGATAATAACTTGCAAGACAATATCATTTTCTGTGGATATTTAGACGATGATATATTACCCGTTCTTTACAGCGGCTGTGATGCATTTGTTTATCCATCTCTTTACGAAGGCTTCGGCCTTCCACCACTAGAGGCTATGAGCTGCAAAGCACCTGTAATAACTTCAAATATAACTTCAATTCCAGAAGTAACTGGAGATAATGCAATTTTAATCAACCCATATAAAACAGATGAATTAGAAAAAGCATTAGTTACCCTTTTAAACAATGAAAATTTAAAAACTGATCTAAGTAAAAAAGGTTATGAAAGAAGCCTTCAATTCACTTGGTCAAAAACTGCTCAAAATACATTAAATGCTTACCAGAAACTACTAAACTAA
- a CDS encoding CotS family spore coat protein encodes MENNKEILKIKGYIEENYSLNVDYIEKVKNSYKIITKDERYCLKIIKYQFSHFYFIFSAMKHLHKRGFKDIPEFIMNKDGKEYGSFGGKYVYLTKWIPSRESNYDNPLELAIVASELSKIHKYSEGFTLEKEMNPRIGWFSWPHVFKTRKNEILDFKNRINQKAYKSNFDLLYLESINAEVRRAEKSILGLQKNNYVKIMEEEVFTRRFCHHDYAHHNVLIDSNENINVIDFDYCILDSHLHDLCSLLIRAMKDGKWDDERSDLILNAYKKNMEVREDELPLIREFMRFPQAFWQIGLQVYWEQQPWGEEFFLNKLEKYLDDCEIREKFINSYFNGGS; translated from the coding sequence ATGGAGAATAATAAAGAGATACTTAAAATTAAGGGCTATATTGAAGAAAATTATAGCTTGAATGTAGATTATATAGAGAAAGTAAAGAACAGTTATAAAATAATTACAAAAGATGAGAGATATTGTTTAAAAATAATTAAGTATCAATTCTCTCATTTTTATTTTATCTTTTCTGCTATGAAACATCTGCATAAAAGAGGATTTAAGGACATTCCAGAGTTTATTATGAATAAAGATGGTAAGGAATATGGAAGTTTTGGAGGAAAATATGTATATTTAACTAAATGGATTCCTTCAAGAGAGAGTAATTATGATAACCCTTTAGAATTAGCTATAGTAGCAAGTGAACTTTCAAAGATTCACAAATACAGTGAGGGTTTTACATTGGAAAAGGAGATGAATCCTAGAATTGGATGGTTCTCCTGGCCACATGTGTTTAAGACACGAAAAAATGAAATACTAGATTTTAAAAATAGAATAAATCAGAAAGCATATAAATCAAATTTTGACTTATTATATTTAGAGAGTATTAATGCAGAAGTTCGGAGGGCAGAAAAAAGCATACTAGGTCTTCAAAAAAATAATTATGTAAAAATTATGGAGGAAGAGGTTTTTACGAGAAGATTTTGTCATCACGATTATGCCCATCATAATGTTTTGATAGACAGTAATGAAAATATTAATGTTATAGATTTTGATTATTGCATATTAGATTCACATCTTCATGATTTATGTTCTCTATTAATAAGAGCTATGAAAGATGGAAAGTGGGATGATGAGAGGTCGGATTTGATATTAAATGCATATAAAAAGAATATGGAAGTAAGAGAGGATGAATTACCTTTGATAAGGGAATTTATGAGATTTCCTCAGGCCTTTTGGCAGATAGGATTGCAAGTATATTGGGAGCAGCAACCTTGGGGAGAAGAGTTTTTTCTAAATAAGCTGGAAAAGTATTTAGATGATTGTGAGATTAGAGAAAAGTTTATTAATAGTTATTTTAATGGAGGAAGTTAA
- a CDS encoding spore coat protein has protein sequence MDELSFEEWLGIKGITIIGHHFSYDRNISKSDIISQINLIVELHKTLLGCNFNEISRIKSIIGREIESYKVQIRRLQKHYDYIFNKTCENEVENFILSNGKIMLTQAINVLKYIDEHDYFGVIRRSMNRNEICLGKVDKNNLRKNRDKIEIGTVKAMTYNLVEEDLYNYIKRLQRKQLDIDEEELLKVFVYQSHLSYNSIDYLKGLLSYPKDFLKMWERYRNSRKEHISSIYHTLNINGMKCTENEKVKNDAEVLLELQRSLKYESKSFIV, from the coding sequence ATGGATGAATTATCATTTGAGGAATGGTTAGGTATTAAGGGAATAACTATTATTGGACATCACTTTAGTTATGATAGGAATATAAGTAAAAGTGATATTATTTCTCAAATTAATTTGATTGTAGAACTTCATAAAACGTTATTAGGCTGTAATTTTAATGAGATTAGCAGAATAAAAAGTATAATAGGCAGGGAAATTGAATCTTATAAAGTTCAAATAAGAAGATTACAAAAGCATTATGACTATATATTTAATAAGACTTGTGAAAATGAAGTAGAAAATTTTATTTTATCAAATGGAAAGATAATGCTTACCCAAGCTATAAATGTATTAAAATATATCGATGAACATGATTATTTTGGAGTTATTAGACGGAGCATGAATAGAAATGAAATCTGCCTTGGCAAAGTTGATAAGAATAATTTGAGAAAAAATAGGGATAAGATTGAGATTGGAACAGTTAAGGCAATGACATACAATTTAGTAGAGGAAGATTTGTATAATTATATAAAAAGATTACAAAGAAAACAGCTTGATATAGATGAAGAAGAGCTATTAAAAGTATTTGTATATCAATCACACTTATCATATAACAGCATTGATTATTTAAAGGGATTACTTAGTTACCCAAAAGATTTCCTGAAAATGTGGGAAAGGTATAGAAATAGTCGAAAAGAACATATTTCTAGCATATACCATACATTAAATATAAACGGTATGAAATGTACAGAGAATGAGAAGGTAAAAAATGATGCAGAAGTATTATTAGAGCTACAGAGAAGTTTAAAGTATGAAAGTAAAAGTTTTATCGTATAG
- a CDS encoding CotS family spore coat protein: MNKTKYSEKKYLCDYDLSLSFFNEMGIKVNDVVPLRKVFMIYTDEGNKILKKVNYGEDRIKLISDSLDYVKKSYNNVITYKKFKDNLSYKKWGDNIYIVMDILDGREASFTNPVEINLCAENIALMHKASKGLRKYLEVKYNKDFLDISLKDKLKQAYDELLWMKDLVNSYKYKNEFDMLFINNVDKYLIEVKQVQEAIEKSKYDDLRKSGETVCLCHNDLAYHNFLTKNNEVNIIDFDYMTLDLRIIDIWGFIIKCIKNAGFDINKMLTCIDGYEKISILKQEEKELLYILIKFPRDFYVISRDYYYKRKKWDYEVYLNRFETKLNNEEFRYEFIKAYENKFLS; this comes from the coding sequence ATGAATAAAACTAAGTATTCAGAAAAAAAATATTTATGCGATTATGATTTGAGTTTGAGTTTTTTTAATGAGATGGGAATAAAAGTAAATGATGTTGTTCCACTTAGAAAAGTGTTTATGATATATACAGATGAAGGCAATAAAATCTTAAAGAAAGTAAATTATGGAGAAGATAGAATAAAACTAATAAGTGATTCTTTGGATTATGTAAAAAAAAGTTATAATAATGTAATAACTTATAAGAAGTTTAAGGATAATTTAAGCTATAAAAAGTGGGGAGACAATATATATATTGTCATGGACATTTTAGATGGAAGAGAGGCATCCTTCACTAATCCAGTGGAAATTAATCTTTGTGCAGAAAATATAGCTTTAATGCATAAAGCTTCTAAAGGTTTAAGAAAATACTTGGAGGTCAAATATAATAAAGACTTTTTAGATATATCATTAAAAGACAAGCTAAAACAAGCATACGATGAATTACTTTGGATGAAGGATTTAGTAAATAGTTATAAATATAAAAATGAATTTGATATGTTATTTATTAATAATGTAGATAAGTATTTGATAGAAGTTAAGCAGGTGCAAGAAGCTATTGAAAAAAGTAAATATGACGATTTAAGAAAATCAGGTGAGACCGTTTGCCTATGTCACAATGACTTAGCGTATCATAATTTTTTAACTAAGAATAATGAAGTAAATATAATAGATTTTGATTATATGACTTTAGATTTAAGAATAATTGACATATGGGGGTTTATAATAAAATGTATAAAGAATGCGGGTTTTGATATAAATAAAATGTTAACGTGTATTGATGGCTATGAAAAAATTTCAATATTGAAGCAAGAAGAAAAAGAATTATTATACATTCTTATTAAGTTTCCAAGAGATTTTTATGTGATCTCAAGAGATTATTATTATAAGAGAAAAAAATGGGATTATGAAGTTTATTTAAATAGATTTGAGACCAAATTAAATAATGAGGAATTTCGATATGAGTTTATAAAAGCTTATGAAAATAAGTTTCTTTCATGA